From Pseudomonas sp. G2-4:
GCAACGAAGGCAATGGCCGTAGCGCCGAGCAGTTCGTGCGTGAAGAGATGGCCGATGTGGTTGGCCAGCAGAATGCTTCGCCTCGCAAAGGCACTGATGTGGTCCTGTACGGCTTCGGTCGTATCGGCCGTCTGCTGGCGCGCATCCTGATCGAAAAAACCGGTGGCGGCGACGGCCTGCGCCTGCGGGCGATCGTGGTGCGTAAAGGCGCCGAGAACGACCTGACCAAGCGCGCCAGCCTGCTGCGTCGCGATTCGGTCCATGGTTCGTTCAACGGCACCATCATCATCGATGAAGAAAACAACACCATTCTCGCCAACGGCAACCTGATCCAGGTGATCTACGCGAAGAGCCCGACCGAGGTGGACTACACCCAGTACGGCATCAAGGACGCACTGCTGGTGGACAACACCGGCGTATGGCGTGATGCCGAGGGCCTGGGCCAGCACCTGGCCTGCCCGGGCATCGACCGCGTCGTGCTGACTGCGCCTGGCAAGGGCAAGCTGAAGAACATCGTTCACGGCATCAACCACGGCGAAATCACCGCTGACGACAAGATCGTCTCCGCTGCCTCTTGCACCACCAACGCCATCGTGCCGGTGCTCAAGGCGGTGAACGACAAGTTCGGCATCATCAACGGTCACGTTGAAACGGTTCACTCGTACACCAACGACCAGAACCTGATCGACAACTTCCACAAGGGCGATCGCCGTGGCCGCAGCGCCGCGCTGAACATGGTCATCACCGAGACCGGTGCTGCCACCGCCGCTGCCAAGGCCCTGCCTGAGCTGGCTGGCAAGCTGACCGGTAACGCGATCCGTGTGCCGACGCCGAACGTGTCGATGGCCATTCTCAACCTGAACCTTGAGAAAGCCGCCACCCGTGAAGAGATGAACGAGTACCTGCGCTACATGGCGCTGCACTCCGACCTGCACAAGCAGATCGACTTCGTTAACTCGCAGGAAGTGGTGTCCACCGACTTCGTGGGCTCGCGTCACGCCGGTGTCGTGGATGCCGAGGCCACCATCAGCCAAGACAACCGCGTTGTTCTGTACGTCTGGTACGACAACGAGTTCGGTTACAGCTGCCAGGTGGTTCGCGTGATGGAAGACATGGCTGGGGTAAACCCGCCAGCATTCCCGCGCTAAGCTTTAGCCGCACATGAAAACGCCCCGACTTGTCGGGGCGTTTTTTTGTCCGGGTTTTGTGGTGCCTGGGCTGGCCTCATCGCGAGCAAGCTCGCTCCCACCGTTGACCATGCTGCTGATGCATGCGGTCCAATGTGGGAGCGAGCCTGCTCGCGAAGGCAATCTATCAGGCGCCGCTCGCCATCGAAGCTTGCGCAGTCCGCAGTTCATGCCGATTGCCCTTGAACAACACCAAGGTCGCAACCAACCCCAGCACCGCCGCACCACTGAGCCAGATCCCAGGCGCGGCCTTGTTATCCAGCACGTGGATCAGATAGGTGCACGCCGCCGGGGTAAACCCACCAAACGTTGCTGTCGCCAGGCTGTAGGCCAGGGAAAAACCGGTGGTGCGCACTTCAACCGGCATGATTTCCGTCAAGGCCACCACCATGGCGCCGTTGTACGATCCATACAGGAACGACAACCACAGCTCGACGATCAGCAAATGGCTAAAGCTGGGGTTTGCCACCAACCAGGATAGCGCCGGATACGCCGTCAGGATCGCCAGGATAGTCGCGCCGAGCAGCAGGGGCTTGCGTCCGATCTTGTCGGAAAACGCACCCATCACGGGCAGCCAGAAAAAATTCGACAAGCCGATGCACACGGTGACCAGTAGTGCGTCCAGATCCGACAGGTTCAGTTCGGCCTTGCCGAAGGTCGGCGTGTAAGCGGTGATCAGGTAGAACGACACTGTAGTCATCACCACCAGCGCCATGCCAGCCAAGACGATGCCAAAGTTCTGACCGATTGAGCGGATGACTTCCGACAAGGTCGGGCGATGCTTTCTCGCTTGGAATTCAGGTGTTTCTTCCAGTGAGCGACGGATGAAAAATATCGCCGGCACGATCATGCAGCCTACGAGGAACGGCACGCGCCAGCCCCAATCGCCCATCTCCTGGGGACTCAGCCAGTGATTGAGGCCAACCCCCAACAGACCGGCAAACACAACGGCAGCCTGTTGGCTGGCGGACTGCCAACTGACGAAGAAGCCTTTGCGCCCCGGCGTAGAAATTTCCGCCAGGTATACCGATACGCCGCCCAGCTCCACGCCGGCGGAAAAACCTTGCAGCAGTCGGCCCAGCAGCACCAGCAGAGGCGCCGCCACGCCCAGGACAGCGTAGCCCGGCACGCAGGCGATCAGTATGGTGCCCATGGCCATCATCGCCAGGGTGATGATCAAGCCTTTGCGGCGGCCGTGGCGGTCGATGTAGGCGCCCAGAAAAATCGCCCCCAGGGGACGCATCAGGAACCCGGCACCGAACGTGGCCAGGGACAGCATCAGCGAGGCGAAAGCACTGTCGGTAGGGAAGAATGTCTTGGCAATGGCCGTGGCGTAAAAGCCGTAGACCATGAAGTCGAACATCTCCAGGAAGTTACCGCTGACAACGCGAAATATCGCCTTGCCGTTGCTCGTGGTGGAAGGCATGGGTAGGTACTCACTCTGACATCTTGTTGGAATCGCAGTACCTGTGGGGGCGAGCAAATTCGCTTCCACAGGTTCGCGCATGCACGCGCTGAAGCCCATAATGGCCGGCGCGGTTTTGAGGGGAGATGAAGATTTGTTAACTGGACGGTGGGGAAAGCTTGTGGTGCTGGCCGGTGTTTTGTCCGGCTGCGGCAATGGCGACACCCTGGAGCGCTTCGACGGCCCGACCATGGGCAGTCACTATTCCGTTCAATACGTCAGGCGTTCCGTCACGCCCGGTCCGAAAGCGGTGCAGGCCGAGGTGGAAAACATCCTTGCCGAAGTAGATCGGCAATTCTCGACCTATCGCAGCGACTCGGACATCGAGCGTTTCAATGCATTGCCGGCCAATAGCTGCCAGGTCATGCCGGGGCCGGTCCTCGAGTTGATCCAAATCGGTGAGCAGTTATCCATTCAAAGCGACGGCTCGTTCGACCTGACGGTGGAGCCGCTGCTGAACCTGTGGGGCTTCGGTCCGCAATCCCGAGAAGAGCAAGTGCCGAGCGCTGAAGCCCTGGCCCTGGTGCGCCAGCGCGTCGGGCAGGGTCATTTGCGCATCGACGGCGACCGGTTGTGCAAGGACGCCGCAGTAGAAGTCGACTTCAACAGCATCGCCGCCGGTTATGCCGTCGACCGGATCGCCGCCAGGCTCCAGGCCCTGGGCATCGACAGTTACCTGGCCGAAGCCACCGGCGAGCTCAAGGCTGCGGGGCGAAAACCCGATGGTTCGGCCTGGCGAGTTGCCCTGGAAGAGCCTCGGGACGACCGGCAAGTGGCCGAGCGTGTCATCGAAGTCAATGGCTACGGCGTTTCGACCTCCGGTGACTACCGGCGTTACTTCGAGCAGGACGGGGCGCGTTATTCCCACACCTTTGATGCGCGCACCGGTGCACCGGTCCTACACAACTTGGCGTCCGTCACGGTGATTCATCCTTCGGCGTTGATGGCCGATGGACTATCGACGCTGTTGCTGATTCTCGGTCCTGAACGGGGTTGGGACTATGCCGAAAAACACGGCATCGGCGTATTTTTTGTGATGCGCGATGGCGATCGTTTTGTCACCCGGACCAACGATGCGTTTGAACGGATCAGCGGCGGGAAAACCCAATGATGACAACCTTCAGGATGTAGGTGACCTGTGGCGAGGGAGCTTGCTCCCGCTGGGCTGCGCAGCAGACCCACTTGTGAGCGCTTCGCACTCAAGCGGGAGCAAGCTCCCTCGCCACATTGATTAAGGCAAACCTTGAGTAACAGCGATGACAGGCTGGCGAAAGCGTAGGTGTGGCGAAATAGCGCAGGCAAAACTAGCCTATGACGCGACCAAGGGGTAATGTGCGCGGCGTTGACGCTTCTATAGACTGTGGCCGGGCTCGTGAGCCGGCCTGAAAATTGTTCCTTCATGCCGCAGGCCGGCATGATTTAGCCGTCGGTGCCAAATGAGGTGCTGCGGCCTGTTCTGAGGAGTACGCATGGCTGTCTATAACTACGACGTGGTGGTACTGGGTTCCGGCCCGGCGGGGGAAGGCGCGGCAATGAACGCCGCCAAGGCGGGGCGCAAGGTGGCGATGGTCGACAGCCGTCGGCAAGTCGGCGGCAACTGCACCCACTTGGGCACCATCCCGTCCAAGGCCTTGCGTCACTCTGTGCGGCAGATCATGCAGTTCAACACCAACCCGATGTTCCGGGCCATCGGTGAACCGCGCTGGTTCTCCTTCCCGGACGTGCTCAAGAGCGCCGAGAAGGTGATCTCCAAGCAAGTGGCCTCGCGCACCGGCTACTACGCCCGCAATCGGGTCGATGTGTTCTTCGGCACCGGCAGCTTTGCCGACGAGCAGACTGTTGAAGTGGTCTGCGGCAATGGCGTGGTCGAGAAATTGGTGGCCAAGCACATCATCATCGCCACCGGTTCGCGCCCGTATCGCCCGGCTGACATCGATTTCAGCCACGCGCGTATCTACGATAGCGACACCATCCTGAGCCTGGGTCACACCCCGCGCAAACTCATTGTCTACGGCGCCGGGGTCATCGGTTGCGAATACGCTTCGATCTTCAGCGGCCTGGGTGTGCTGGTGGAGCTGGTGGATAACCGCGGGCAGTTGCTGAGCTTCCTGGACTCGGAAATCTCCCAGGCCCTGAGCTATCACTTCAGCAACAACAACATCACGGTTCGTCACAACGAAGACTACGACCGCGTCGAAGGCGTGGACAACGGCGTGATCCTGCACCTCAAGTCCGGCAAGAAGATCAAGGCCGACGCCTTGCTCTGGTGCAACGGCCGTACCGGCAACACCGACACCCTGGGCCTGGAAAACATCGGCGTGAAGGTCAACGGCCGCGGCCAGATCGAAGTCGACGAGAACTACCGCACCTGCGTGCCGAACATCTACGGTGCCGGTGACGTGATCGGCTGGCCAAGCCTGGCCAGTGCCGCCCACGACCAAGGGCGTTCGGCCGCCGGCAGCATCGTCGACAACGGCAGCTGGCGCTTCGTCAACGACGTGCCGACCGGCATCTACACCATTCCGGAGATCAGCTCCATCGGCAAGAATGAACAAGAGCTGACCCAGGCCAAGGTGCCCTATGAAGTCGGCAAGGCCTTCTTCAAGAGCATGGCGCGGGCGCAGATCGCCGGTGAGCCGCAGGGCATGCTGAAGATCCTGTTCCATCGCGAGACCCTGGAAGTGCTGGGCGTGCATTGCTTCGGCTACCAGGCCTCCGAGATCGTGCACATCGGCCAGGCGATCATGAACCAGCCGGGCGAACTGAACACGCTGAAGTACTTCGTCAACACCACCTTCAACTACCCGACCATGGCTGAAGCCTATCGGGTAGCGGCCTATGACGGGCTCAACCGGCTTTTTTGAGCGGCTCCGGCCGGTGGCCTGAGCCGGCCGGGGAGACCGATTTCAGCAATTCCCAAGGGTGGCAGTGGCCAAACCGGGAAAGTCTGTAATCAGGCTGTCAGCGCCAAAGTCGGCGAGCCTGCGCATCAACGCAGGTTCGTTGACGGTCCACACCGACACATGCAGGCCTTGACGCTGCGCCTTGATCAGGCGTTCCGGCGTGCACAAGGTCCAGTTCAGCGCCAGAATCTCACAGCCATAACTCTGGGCGACCTTTAGCGGGTCGAGCCAGGCGTATTCGGCCACCAGGCCGCGGGAGATATCTGGGGTCAGGTCGAGGGCGGCCTTGAGCACTTCCCGGGAACTGGAGGTGATGGTGATCTTGTCCAGCAGGCCGAAACGCTGGGCCATTTCGCGGATTCCCAGCACCGTGGCGGCGGCCCGGGTGCGCGAAGCGCTTTTGACTTCCAGTTGCCAGTGCTCGAAATCGCACTTTTCGAACAGCTCTTCGAGGCGCGGAATCGGGCACGGCTTGATCCAGCCTGGACCGCCCTTGCGCGCGTCGTAGGTCACCAGTTCGGCGGCGGTATGTTCGACCACCTTGCCCCGGCGATCGGTGGTGCGCTTGAGGGACGGGTCGTGGATCACCATCAACTCGCCGTCCATGGACAGGTGCAGGTCCAGCTCGCAACGGCGCACGCCGTGCTTGAGGCACTCCTGAAAGCCGGTCAGGGTGTTTTCCGGTGCTTCGCCCTTGGCGCCGCGGTGGCCATAAATGAGGGTCACGGTTCTTCCTTATTGATACCTGATTCGTTCAGTTCCCGGGCCTGGCGACGTTCTTGCGCCTGTTTCTGCAGGATGTAGCGGGCGAGCAACTGACGCTGGGCGTCGGTGGGGCGCTCGAACTCGGTGCCGACGTCGTAGCCGTCGCCCTTTGGGTCGCAGTGTGTGACCCGTGCCCGAAGCAGCAAGCCCAGGGCCTGCGGCATCAGCACCAGCTTGACCGACAGGTGCGCGCCAACGGCGATGGCGCTGGGGTACTGGAAGTCGATGCCGCCTTCGGAAATGATCACCGGTTGCGGTTCGCCGATTTCGCCGAGCACGGTCAGGGCAATGACCTGGCTGAGCAGGTCCATGCGTTTGTTCATCGCTTTGAGGTACGCGGCGACGCTGCGTTCGCGCTCGCTGATCTGGCGCAGCAGGTGCTGTGATTCGAATTCGCTCAGGTGCAGTTCACTGAGCAGGTTGAACAGTGGAGAAGCATCCTGCAACACTTCCTGGTCAGCAGCTTCAGGAATGGAGAGGGGCCGAATTTCCAGTGCGATCGTGTCCTCGATACGGTAGTATTCGCGGCGATCTTCTTCATCTAATGTCGACATGGCGAACCCATGGTAGCGGCGGTGGTCTGAGTGTAAAGCTGGTTTGTGACCCCCGCCACAAGGACGTTCCTTTTCCCTCCGAACAAGCCCCGACATGTTCAGACCTCTCTTCGTATTTATCGGCACGCGTTATACCCGTGCAAAGCGTCGCAATCATTTTGTATCGTTCATTTCCCTGACGTCCATCATCGGACTGGCCCTTGGCGTGGTCGTGATGATTGTCGTGCTGTCTGTGATGAACGGCTTCGATCATGAAATGCGCACCCGCGTGCTGGGCATGGTGCCCCACGCGACTCTTGAGTCCGGCGAAGCCATCAGCGATTGGCCGAGCCTGGCCGCCAAGGTCAAGCAAAACCCGCAGGTGCTGGCCGTTGCGCCCTTCACCCAGATGCAGGGGCTGCTGACCAACAACGGCAAGGTTTCGAAGGTATTGCTCAATGGCATCGATCCCGGGCTTGAGCGGCAGGTGTCGATCATCGACAACTTCATGCAGCAGGGAAAGCTCGATGACCTGGCGCCAGGCAGCTTCGGCATCGTCATTGGGGACAAGGCCGCGGCCAAGCTCGGCGTGGCCATCGGCGACAAGCTGACCTTCGTCGCGCCGGAAGTCACCGTGACACCCGGTGGCATGTTCCCGCGCATGAAGCGCTTTACCGTGGTCGGCATCTTCCATGTTGGCGCCGGAGAACTGGACGGTTACCTGGGCGTCACCAACCTTCAGGACCTGGCGCGCCTGCATCGCTGGAAACCGGATCAGGTCCAGGGCTTGCGGTTGAA
This genomic window contains:
- the sthA gene encoding Si-specific NAD(P)(+) transhydrogenase; its protein translation is MAVYNYDVVVLGSGPAGEGAAMNAAKAGRKVAMVDSRRQVGGNCTHLGTIPSKALRHSVRQIMQFNTNPMFRAIGEPRWFSFPDVLKSAEKVISKQVASRTGYYARNRVDVFFGTGSFADEQTVEVVCGNGVVEKLVAKHIIIATGSRPYRPADIDFSHARIYDSDTILSLGHTPRKLIVYGAGVIGCEYASIFSGLGVLVELVDNRGQLLSFLDSEISQALSYHFSNNNITVRHNEDYDRVEGVDNGVILHLKSGKKIKADALLWCNGRTGNTDTLGLENIGVKVNGRGQIEVDENYRTCVPNIYGAGDVIGWPSLASAAHDQGRSAAGSIVDNGSWRFVNDVPTGIYTIPEISSIGKNEQELTQAKVPYEVGKAFFKSMARAQIAGEPQGMLKILFHRETLEVLGVHCFGYQASEIVHIGQAIMNQPGELNTLKYFVNTTFNYPTMAEAYRVAAYDGLNRLF
- a CDS encoding glyceraldehyde-3-phosphate dehydrogenase, encoding MWKVTVTQKPDQCLGEWIDREALAEAMIPLIGQLYRNNNVVSSIYGRSLINQSVIAILKAHRFARHRSSDDSELSVHETFPLLKAMSELKLGAASVDLGKLAFKFRNEGNGRSAEQFVREEMADVVGQQNASPRKGTDVVLYGFGRIGRLLARILIEKTGGGDGLRLRAIVVRKGAENDLTKRASLLRRDSVHGSFNGTIIIDEENNTILANGNLIQVIYAKSPTEVDYTQYGIKDALLVDNTGVWRDAEGLGQHLACPGIDRVVLTAPGKGKLKNIVHGINHGEITADDKIVSAASCTTNAIVPVLKAVNDKFGIINGHVETVHSYTNDQNLIDNFHKGDRRGRSAALNMVITETGAATAAAKALPELAGKLTGNAIRVPTPNVSMAILNLNLEKAATREEMNEYLRYMALHSDLHKQIDFVNSQEVVSTDFVGSRHAGVVDAEATISQDNRVVLYVWYDNEFGYSCQVVRVMEDMAGVNPPAFPR
- a CDS encoding FAD:protein FMN transferase encodes the protein MVLAGVLSGCGNGDTLERFDGPTMGSHYSVQYVRRSVTPGPKAVQAEVENILAEVDRQFSTYRSDSDIERFNALPANSCQVMPGPVLELIQIGEQLSIQSDGSFDLTVEPLLNLWGFGPQSREEQVPSAEALALVRQRVGQGHLRIDGDRLCKDAAVEVDFNSIAAGYAVDRIAARLQALGIDSYLAEATGELKAAGRKPDGSAWRVALEEPRDDRQVAERVIEVNGYGVSTSGDYRRYFEQDGARYSHTFDARTGAPVLHNLASVTVIHPSALMADGLSTLLLILGPERGWDYAEKHGIGVFFVMRDGDRFVTRTNDAFERISGGKTQ
- a CDS encoding glycerophosphodiester phosphodiesterase family protein; the protein is MTLIYGHRGAKGEAPENTLTGFQECLKHGVRRCELDLHLSMDGELMVIHDPSLKRTTDRRGKVVEHTAAELVTYDARKGGPGWIKPCPIPRLEELFEKCDFEHWQLEVKSASRTRAAATVLGIREMAQRFGLLDKITITSSSREVLKAALDLTPDISRGLVAEYAWLDPLKVAQSYGCEILALNWTLCTPERLIKAQRQGLHVSVWTVNEPALMRRLADFGADSLITDFPGLATATLGNC
- a CDS encoding lipoprotein-releasing ABC transporter permease subunit translates to MFRPLFVFIGTRYTRAKRRNHFVSFISLTSIIGLALGVVVMIVVLSVMNGFDHEMRTRVLGMVPHATLESGEAISDWPSLAAKVKQNPQVLAVAPFTQMQGLLTNNGKVSKVLLNGIDPGLERQVSIIDNFMQQGKLDDLAPGSFGIVIGDKAAAKLGVAIGDKLTFVAPEVTVTPGGMFPRMKRFTVVGIFHVGAGELDGYLGVTNLQDLARLHRWKPDQVQGLRLKFDDLFQAPRVAWTIAQQLGEDRYYARDWTRTHGNLYQAIRMEKAMIGLLLLLIVAVAAFNIISTLVMVVNDKKGDIAILRTLGATPGQIMRIFMVQGTVIGVIGTVVGALVGMFAALNVSAAIAALEGLIGHKFLNADVYFIDYLPSQLQADDVLMVCGAALVLSFLATLYPAWRAARTQPAEALRYE
- a CDS encoding PilZ domain-containing protein, whose product is MSTLDEEDRREYYRIEDTIALEIRPLSIPEAADQEVLQDASPLFNLLSELHLSEFESQHLLRQISERERSVAAYLKAMNKRMDLLSQVIALTVLGEIGEPQPVIISEGGIDFQYPSAIAVGAHLSVKLVLMPQALGLLLRARVTHCDPKGDGYDVGTEFERPTDAQRQLLARYILQKQAQERRQARELNESGINKEEP
- a CDS encoding MFS transporter — protein: MPSTTSNGKAIFRVVSGNFLEMFDFMVYGFYATAIAKTFFPTDSAFASLMLSLATFGAGFLMRPLGAIFLGAYIDRHGRRKGLIITLAMMAMGTILIACVPGYAVLGVAAPLLVLLGRLLQGFSAGVELGGVSVYLAEISTPGRKGFFVSWQSASQQAAVVFAGLLGVGLNHWLSPQEMGDWGWRVPFLVGCMIVPAIFFIRRSLEETPEFQARKHRPTLSEVIRSIGQNFGIVLAGMALVVMTTVSFYLITAYTPTFGKAELNLSDLDALLVTVCIGLSNFFWLPVMGAFSDKIGRKPLLLGATILAILTAYPALSWLVANPSFSHLLIVELWLSFLYGSYNGAMVVALTEIMPVEVRTTGFSLAYSLATATFGGFTPAACTYLIHVLDNKAAPGIWLSGAAVLGLVATLVLFKGNRHELRTAQASMASGA